From Argopecten irradians isolate NY chromosome 2, Ai_NY, whole genome shotgun sequence, the proteins below share one genomic window:
- the LOC138315209 gene encoding leucine-rich repeat-containing protein 15-like, whose amino-acid sequence MMALGILQSLVLVAVVTEVCWMDVALSCPTSCNCFQDTFGTTVRCRNKGISSIISGLPINTKRLEIVSASGSSSLSQATFDGGNIGTVSTLLIQDSRIQSINDNTFSKFSNLNVLNLTRNSIRSITKNAFAGLSRLSTLDLSSNDMQQIEDEFSPLIQLQRLDLSSNSITSIQNGAFNAQVILNFLNLNSNKLQTVHGHTFQGLGNLRTLKLRSCGLHSLALDLFNIIRHLQNLDIGDNLIYQLPSTETFQHIPATLQHFIADGNQISVLVKHQFSRLNLNTLNLSRNRISLLSHASFSECNIRNLYLSSNSITSIEENAFASLAPQLERLVLSRNPLQSIPLHVFDGLYRLIYLNLSTCSLSKLEDLQFQSLQTLRSLDLSINSLKYIPSTAVSKFQNLQELGLYGNQWHCDCHIKPLWNWLQGFVHSVLLCPTSGNIAMYSDCKTPVCDSPVGLQNLQISTLSRENIQECQEEGDKENMSVGTIIGLTLGSMVVVILFGILVVCICRHRHGRPLPAICTANSTASSHKEDREKSTTPFKDVDMGSLNESDKDFVVKRYFRSMENQPTQSVASYRGTPSLSHKEFDFNGSCPSIHSVNSVFNGPIGYESTV is encoded by the coding sequence ATGATGGCACTGGGAATCCTCCAAAGTCTTGTCCTAGTTGCTGTGGTTACTGAGGTATGCTGGATGGACGTTGCTCTGTCGTGTCCAACGTCCTGTAACTGTTTCCAGGATACTTTTGGGACAACTGTTCGATGTCGTAATAAAGGTATCAGTTCAATTATCTCGGGCCTACCAATTAATACAAAACGTCTAGAAATTGTTTCCGCTAGTGGTTCTTCAAGTCTGTCACAGGCCACGTTTGACGGTGGAAACATCGGAACAGTGAGTACTCTTCTTATACAGGATAGCAGAATACAAAGCATCAATGACAACACATTTTCTAAGTTCTCCAATCTGAATGTCCTAAACCTCACCCGCAATAGTATCCGGTCAATCACCAAGAATGCTTTCGCTGGACTTTCACGTCTATCAACACTGGATCTGTCCTCCAATGATATGCAACAAATTGAGGATGAGTTTTCTCCCCTGATACAGCTTCAGCGTCTGGATTTGAGCTCTAACTCAATAACCAGTATTCAAAATGGTGCTTTTAATGCTCAAGTGATCCTGAATTTTCTCAATCTGAATTCAAACAAACTACAAACAGTTCATGGACACACATTTCAGGGCCTTGGAAACCTTCGTACACTGAAGTTACGTAGCTGTGGTTTACATTCATTAGCCTTAGACTTGTTCAATATCATTCGCCACCTACAGAATTTAGATATTGGTGACAATCTCATTTATCAGTTGCCTTCCACAGAAACATTTCAACACATCCCGGCAACATTGCAGCACTTCATCGCCGATGGCAACCAAATATCTGTCCTCGTCAAACATCAATTCTCTCGACTGAACTTAAATACTTTGAATTTATCTCGTAATAGAATCAGTTTGTTATCTCATGCATCGTTTTCAGAGTGTAATATACGTAATTTATACTTATCATCCAACTCGATAACAAGCATTGAAGAGAATGCGTTTGCTTCGTTGGCACCACAGTTGGAGAGGTTGGTTCTGTCAAGGAACCCATTGCAGTCCATACCACTTCATGTGTTTGATGGTCTATACAGACTGATATATCTAAACCTTAGTACATGTTCACTTAGCAAGCTAGAGGATTTGCAGTTCCAGTCTTTACAGACTCTACGCAGTCTGGATCTGTCGATAAACTCTCTAAAATACATTCCCAGTACGGCAGTGAGTAAATTTCAAAACCTCCAAGAGCTTGGTCTCTATGGCAACCAGTGGCATTGTGACTGTCACATCAAACCTTTGTGGAACTGGTTACAAGGTTTTGTTCATAGTGTACTTCTGTGTCCCACTTCTGGGAATATAGCTATGTACAGCGATTGTAAGACTCCAGTGTGTGACTCGCCTGTTGGTCTTCAGAATCTACAAATATCCACACTCTCCAGGGAGAATATCCAGGAGTGTCAGGAAGAAGGAGACAAGGAAAACATGTCCGTCGGAACAATAATCGGCCTAACTCTGGGGAGTATGGTGGTTGTCATTCTATTTGGAATTCTAGTTGTGTGCATTTGCCGCCATCGTCATGGCCGGCCGTTACCTGCCATATGCACAGCAAACTCAACTGCCAGTAGCCACAAAGAAGACCGTGAAAAGTCCACCACACCATTCAAGGATGTGGACATGGGTTCTTTGAATGAGTCTGATAAAGACTTTGTAGTAAAACGATATTTCCGTTCTATGGAAAATCAACCAACTCAGAGTGTTGCCTCCTACAGAGGGACACCGTCACTGTCCCATAAAGAGTTTGATTTCAATGGCTCTTGTCCGTCAATTCACAGTGTGAACAGTGTATTTAATGGACCAATAGGCTACGAGTCAACTGTATGA